A single window of Ischnura elegans chromosome 8, ioIscEleg1.1, whole genome shotgun sequence DNA harbors:
- the LOC124164175 gene encoding thioredoxin domain-containing protein 5 homolog has product MSSFRVTLRVIAAAIIPTLACLAQDDGANTVQYSMENFYDEVAKKNHFVMFFAPWCGHCKRLHPTWDDLAKIYNVEDGLVTIGKVDCTVETELCAENDVTAYPTLKFFKVGEPDSTKFKGARDLDSLTSFVEEKLGKKAETEESSEAPKVPAPVTNVVELTEDSFGQHVKSGKHFIKFFAPWCGHCQRLAPTWDKLAESLSHDEGVSISKVDCTEHRSVCEDFEVKGYPTMLWIEDGKKVEKYTGSRTHEDLKDFVTRMMGRGDDKKEADAETPDVIGNLHGGNFENGISKGLAFVKFFAPWCGHCKRLAPTWDELGKKFVGSDLVKVFRVDCTLENSKSLCSKQGVDGYPSLFLYHNGKKVSEYDGARSLEDLYEFVVKNYPSHDEL; this is encoded by the exons ATGTCTTCGTTCCGAGTAACTCTACGGGTAATTGCAGCGGCAATTATTCCTACTTTGGCTTGCCTAGCTCAAGATGATGGAGCCAACACGGTTCAGTACAGCATGGAGAATTTTTACGATGAAGTTGccaagaaaaaccattttgtCATGTTTTTCGCCCCTTG GTGTGGCCATTGCAAGAGACTGCATCCAACTTGGGATGACCTTGCAAAAATTTATAATGTTGAAGATGGTCTTGTTACAATTGGAAAAGTTGATTGCACAGTAGAAACAGAGCTCTGTGCAGAAAATGATGTGACAGCTTATCCAAC GTTGAAATTCTTCAAGGTTGGTGAGCCAGACAGCACCAAATTTAAAGGAGCTCGGGATTTGGACTCCTTGACTTCATTTGTAGAAGAGAAATTGGGAAAAAAAGCAGAG ACTGAAGAGAGCAGTGAGGCTCCTAAAGTTCCAGCACCAGTGACCAATGTAGTTGAATTGACTGAGGATAGCTTTGGACAGCATGTTAAATCTGGGAagcattttataaagtttttcgCTCCCTGGTGTGGACATTGCCAG AGGCTGGCACCTACGTGGGATAAGTTGGCTGAAAGTTTGAGTCACGATGAAGGTGTGAGCATATCGAAGGTGGATTGTACTGAGCATCGTTCTGTTTGTGAAGATTTTGAGGTCAAAGGATACCCAACTATGCTGTGGATTGAGGATGGAAAAAAG GTGGAGAAATACACTGGATCCCGCACTCACGAAGATTTGAAGGATTTTGTTACACGCATGATGGGACGGGGTGATGACAAGAAAGAGGCTGATGCAGAAACTCCGGATGTGATTGGCAACCTTCATGGTGGCAATTTTGAAAATGGCATTTCCAAAGGATTGGCATTTGTTAAGTTCTTTGCTCCATG GTGTGGTCACTGCAAGCGACTTGCACCAACATGGGACGAGTTGGGAAAGAAGTTTGTTGGAAGTGATTTGGTGAAAGTTTTCAGAGTGGACTGCACTTTGGAAAACAGCAAATCACTCTGCTCAAAGCAAGGG gtGGATGGCTATCCTTCCCTTTTCTTGTACCACAATGGTAAAAAGGTCTCAGAGTATGATGGTGCTCGCAGCTTAGAAGATCTCTATGAATTTGTTGTGAAGAACTACCCATCACATGATGAGTTATGA